Proteins from one Candidatus Kapaibacterium sp. genomic window:
- a CDS encoding T9SS type A sorting domain-containing protein translates to MKIAIIIVGIFILIASSLNSYGNNQTIKMSNYSKSILKTERNVEQTVNHVVYSPKSIVQYDLKSLQKYPNIEKKTHDGRILQTYDAGKNWYEVHQTISENIFVKLYPNPAKNLITIESESHIQDCIIKIRDLTGKVLIDFNQPQLPALVDISGLINGTYFITIQTDVGKTANFNFIKE, encoded by the coding sequence ATGAAAATTGCAATAATAATAGTCGGTATATTCATTTTGATTGCATCAAGTTTGAATTCTTATGGAAATAATCAAACTATCAAAATGAGTAACTATTCAAAATCAATTCTGAAGACAGAAAGAAATGTAGAACAAACAGTCAATCATGTGGTTTATAGTCCAAAATCAATTGTACAATATGATTTGAAATCTTTGCAAAAATACCCAAATATTGAGAAAAAGACACATGATGGCAGAATTCTTCAAACTTACGATGCTGGTAAAAATTGGTATGAAGTTCATCAAACTATATCTGAGAATATATTTGTTAAATTGTACCCAAATCCTGCTAAAAATCTGATTACAATCGAATCAGAAAGTCATATACAGGATTGTATTATTAAAATCCGAGATTTAACAGGCAAAGTGTTGATTGATTTTAATCAGCCTCAATTACCGGCTCTAGTAGATATATCCGGACTCATAAACGGGACATATTTTATAACTATACAAACAGACGTTGGCAAAACTGCGAACTTTAACTTTATAAAGGAATAA